From the Sphingobacteruim zhuxiongii genome, the window TTATAAGTAACTTAGACCTAGCATGAAGAAAGCGACTGTACTTGTTGTAGATGATGATCAGGATTTATTAACCGCCACCCGCATCCTGTTAAGACCTAATGTAAAAGAGGTTATCGTAGAACATAACCCCGAAAAACTATTGAACATTCTGGAGAAAAATGCCGTGGATATCCTATTGCTGGATATGAATTTTAAGAGTGCAATTAACACGGGGAATGAAGGTTTGTATTGGTTGGGGAAAGTAAAAGAGAGTTTTCCGCAAGTCCATGTTGTTATGATTACAGCATATGGTGCAGTTGATCTTGCTGTCAAATCGTTAAAACAAGGTGCAGCGGACTTTATTGTCAAACCTTGGCAAAATGAGCAGCTTTTGAGTACGCTGCAGACATTATTAGATGAGCAGAAAAATGTGAACCCAATCCAAAAAGGCAAACCCTTAACCGATGAGCAGGGGATTGTAGGCAAATCTGCTATTATGGACGATTTGTTTTACAAGCTCGACAAAGTGTCGCCAACAGAGGCTAACATTTTAATTCTTGGAGAAAACGGTACAGGGAAAGATCTAATAGCAAATGCGATTCATCAACGTTCTTTGCGCAATAAAAAACCTTTTATTAAAGTAGACGTCGGTTCACTAACCGAAACACTCTTCGAAAGTGAGTTGTTCGGATATAAAAAAGGGGCGTTTACAGATGCGAGAGAAGACAGAAAGGGACGATTTGAAAATGCAGATACAGGTACGCTATTTCTTGATGAAATTGGAAATATTAGTCTTCAGCAACAAGCTAAATTGCTTAGCGTATTGCAGAACCGCGCCGTAGTTCCGTTGGGGTCCAGTGCGGCTATACCCGTCGATATTAGACTTCTTTCGGCAACAAATGTTCCTTTAAAAGCGCTAGCAGATGAATCTAGATTTCGGAAAGATTTAATTTATCGAATAAATACCTTAGAGATACAAGTTCCTGCCTTACGTGATCGATTGGAGGATATCCCTTTATTAGCTAATCACTTCTTGGACTTCTATAACCAGAAATACCATAAAAATATAGCTGGGATAGAAGCTGATGCATTGCAAAAACTGAAACAATATCATTTCCCAGGTAATGTACGGGAACTGCAATATAGTATTGAACGTGCGGTAATAATGTCGGATCAATCGAGCCTTCGTGCGGATGATATATTATTCTCTCCCATCGAGTCTGTCCCGGAACCTTTGAATCAGGGTAATGACTTCTCTTCTCACAACCTTGAAGAGATAGAGAGAAAGGCTATTAAGTCGGCAATTGAACGTTATAACGGGAATATTAGTAAAGCGGCCAAAGAATTAGGTTTAACACGAGCAACATTATACAGACGCCTAGAGAAATACAATTTATAAGCAAATGTCGAGAATAGCAATTGCTGATTTTTTTAAAGTATTAACGATTCTTCTTTTATCCATAGGTATTGCCTATCTCGCATTCCTTGGGTACTATAGCTATGCTTTTGTCTCCTTTTTATTGACACTTTTCTTTGCCTATCGATTCATCGCCAAGCATCGTTTTCTTATTAAACAGCTCCTTGAATTTTCAGAGGCGGTAAAATATCGAGATTTTACCCGCCGCTTTGTGGTTAAAAATGGGAATTCTGCCGAAGGGAAATTATTTCAAGCATTTAATCAGATCAATGAAATTTATAAAAATATAAGTATTGATCAGGCGCTTCAGCATCAGTATCTGAATAAGGTAATTAATATGCTTGATACGGCGATCTTGTTCTTCCATGCGGATACCGGTAAGGTAATCTGGGTTAACGACGCCTTCAAATCATTGTTTCAAGTACCACACCTCGGTAATATATCAGGATTACAGCGTAGAAATGCAGATTTGTACGAGAAGACTATACAGCTGAAGGCGGGTAAGCAACAAATGGAAACAACGAGCTCAAGCTCTGGTAAGATCAAGGTACTTCTTCAATGTTCAGAATTTGAAACTCAGGACGGACAGTTTCGAATTGTAGTTTATCAAGATATCAATGAGGCGATCGACGAGACGGAGACCAAAGCATGGCATAAACTTTTACGGGTTTTGACCCACGAGATTATGAATTCTATCGGTCCGATCAGTTCGCTTGCTGAAACCCTACACAGTCGATTGGAACAATGGGAGGGGGATCAGGATATCGATGATCTGAAGTTAGGAATATTCACAATCAAGCGTCGAAGCGAGGGTTTATTACAATTCGCGAAAAGTTACCGCCTAATCAATAAAGTTGATCAGCCGCAAGTTGCAGAAATCCTCCTTGTTCAGCTCTTTGAGAATATCTATCAGCTGCTTGAACCAACACTGCTGCAGAAAAATATCGATGTCGATATTATTATCAAAAATACCCGGATGGTACTACAAGCAGACATCAATTTGCTTGAGCAAGTGTTGATTAACTTATTGCTCAATGCAATCGAGGCCGTTAAGGACCAAGAGGAGCCTTATATCAGCTTAACCGCCCTAGAAAACGGTGGTCGTACTCAAATCAAGATTCAAGATAATGGTGTTGGAATGTCTTCTGAAATTCAAGAGCAGATTTTCACGCCTTTCTTCACGACTAAAAAAACTGGAACTGGTGTAGGGCTTACGCTTAGTAAACAAATCATGTTAATGCACAAAGGAAATCTACTTGTCGACAGCAAAGAGGGGGAAGGAAGTGTGTTTACATTACAGTTTTAGTGTCAAACATCGCCTAACAAACAATTCCGCTCTCAAGCCAACATCAAAACGCAATTCTACCTTCTTTCTAACAGCACCGTTTATGCTATGATTTCTAATTTATCCAGTTTGGGAATGATGGGCATATACTTTTTTCACAATAAAAGCTTCGTTCAATTGCATTAGATGCTGCGGTATTTTTATAGCTGATTATTGCAAGTTGGAATTTCGAAGGATACATCGGATCACTTCAGTCTAGTTCCCTTTCACATCCCTTTCAAACCCCTTTCAAAACCCAATCAGGGCCGATCGTGAAGGGACCTGATAAGGATTTTAAAAGGATATCAAAGACTTGAATTAAAATTGAAAATAATAGCATTGCCAAGCTTGAAGTTTCTCTTTTCAGAAAAAAGTAGTGAAAACGAATCGCTAAGTGCTAACCTCTCAGAACTAGACTTTGATTAAAAAGCTTCACTAATGCTCAAATAGAAGCCAGATTGTCTCTTTTCACCTGGGCGTTGTTCACCGAAGGCATAATCGAATCGAATACTGCTATTATGTTCGAGGCTGAAGAAGTAACGAATGCCGGCACCATAGCTAGGTAGAAGACGCATATCGTTTTCTTTTGAAAACGTACTTCCTGTGCCGAGAAAACCATTAATACCCACGCGTGGATGAAATCTATAGCGGAGTTCAGCTTGCGCTGTAGCGTAGTTATTGTCTTTATATCGTCCAAGATAATATCCGCGCATGCTCATGTCGCCACCCAAGTCACGAAGTACATAAAAAGGGATTTTATCGCCGTATGTTCCACGGTATAAACCTTGCGCTGCTACTGTTAGCGACTTACTGATCGGATAGAAGCCTCTTAAATCAATTTCAACTTGGGATCCTATGAAATTATCCTTTCCGAAGAAATTAGGTGCATAGCTGTATTTTGCACGTCCGTAGAATCCTTCGGTTGTATAAGTGGTGTTATTTCGGGTATCGTAAAGTGCGGAAGCCCCT encodes:
- a CDS encoding sigma-54-dependent transcriptional regulator; this encodes MKKATVLVVDDDQDLLTATRILLRPNVKEVIVEHNPEKLLNILEKNAVDILLLDMNFKSAINTGNEGLYWLGKVKESFPQVHVVMITAYGAVDLAVKSLKQGAADFIVKPWQNEQLLSTLQTLLDEQKNVNPIQKGKPLTDEQGIVGKSAIMDDLFYKLDKVSPTEANILILGENGTGKDLIANAIHQRSLRNKKPFIKVDVGSLTETLFESELFGYKKGAFTDAREDRKGRFENADTGTLFLDEIGNISLQQQAKLLSVLQNRAVVPLGSSAAIPVDIRLLSATNVPLKALADESRFRKDLIYRINTLEIQVPALRDRLEDIPLLANHFLDFYNQKYHKNIAGIEADALQKLKQYHFPGNVRELQYSIERAVIMSDQSSLRADDILFSPIESVPEPLNQGNDFSSHNLEEIERKAIKSAIERYNGNISKAAKELGLTRATLYRRLEKYNL
- a CDS encoding sensor histidine kinase; the protein is MSRIAIADFFKVLTILLLSIGIAYLAFLGYYSYAFVSFLLTLFFAYRFIAKHRFLIKQLLEFSEAVKYRDFTRRFVVKNGNSAEGKLFQAFNQINEIYKNISIDQALQHQYLNKVINMLDTAILFFHADTGKVIWVNDAFKSLFQVPHLGNISGLQRRNADLYEKTIQLKAGKQQMETTSSSSGKIKVLLQCSEFETQDGQFRIVVYQDINEAIDETETKAWHKLLRVLTHEIMNSIGPISSLAETLHSRLEQWEGDQDIDDLKLGIFTIKRRSEGLLQFAKSYRLINKVDQPQVAEILLVQLFENIYQLLEPTLLQKNIDVDIIIKNTRMVLQADINLLEQVLINLLLNAIEAVKDQEEPYISLTALENGGRTQIKIQDNGVGMSSEIQEQIFTPFFTTKKTGTGVGLTLSKQIMLMHKGNLLVDSKEGEGSVFTLQF